One Triticum dicoccoides isolate Atlit2015 ecotype Zavitan chromosome 3B, WEW_v2.0, whole genome shotgun sequence genomic window, TAATTTACGGCCCATCTCCGATTTGCATGCCTGTCTGCAGTGCAAAGCGGGGCACCCGGCCTGCAGCGGCTGTGTGGCCCTGCTGCCCTTCAGGCAGTGCAAGGCATGTGTGGACGGCGGTGGCTTCTTCGACCCCTGCCCTACACTGGACACCTTGGTGTCCTCCACCAGGATCGGGTGCCCCAACGTCGGCTGCCAGTGGTACGTGACCTACCACGAGGTCACCGAGCACCAGAAAGTGTGCCCGTACGCGCCATGTCGGTGCACTGAGCCCGGCTGCGGCTACGTCGGCGCGCCGCAGGCGCTCGCAGGTCATCTCCGCACTGTCCACTTGGTGCCAGTGCGCGCCGTGCAATACGGCAAGGTCAGCAAGCTTCAGCTATCGGTGTCGACCATGCGGCTGGTGCTCCTCGGCGACGACAACTGTGTGTTCCTCATGACCGTGGGCGCGCTCGGCGCTGGCGTCACTGCCGTATCTGTGGTGTGCGCCAGGGCGAGAGCGGCGACGCGGCCGTGGTTCACGTGCAAGATGTGGGTCAACCTGGACACACCCCCGGTAGCAGTGGCGAACTATGGCAAGGAGGACATGGTGCTCGTGGACATGCACATGAGGAGCAGCTCATCGCCCGGTGCCGTGGTCGCTGCGGGCGAGCCCACATTCCTGACAGTGCCGCCAATGTACCTGGTGCCAGCAGCAGGAGACGGGGCATCCATGGAAGTTCCCCTGTACATCCGCATCGATAAGCTCTCCCCTTGGTCCGACGCATTGGTGTGATTAGGTCCACTGCTGCTGATGGGAAACAAACGGTGCATTCAAGGCAGTTcgtgcttattttggagttgcatctgAAACTATTTGGGTGATGTTAATTAGTAGATGCAGTTCATCTTTAATGTCATTGTTGGGTACTGTATTCAAATTGGAGGATATTATGCTTCGTGTTAATCATGTTGTGAAATGCATCTTCTTCCTTTGTTATGTCATTCCAACTTGCAAGCATTTCATTTCAAGTCAGGAGTAGAGCTGAGTCTCATGTCAAGAAATGTTATCCATACTACCAAAGCGATGCTTAATGCGGATTTACTGGAGAATAGTGAGGAAGAAAGGAGGCCTTCTGTTAAACAAATCTGCCAAGCAAGATACCTAGACAATGTTGATGCAGCATAGAGAGTATAACCATGCAGCAACTCCTGATGAATCTTCTCTCAAAGTCTTCCTAAGGAATGAATCAAATCCATCTCCTTCCAAAGGGGTAAACTTATCTCTGTACATTGCTTAAATTGCTAATAATAAAGTGTTAAGCCATCTTTGAGGGCTGTAGTCTGACAAATAAAAAGCTAGTAACTTCTACTACACTAGCCATAATTCTTTTCTAGATGAATGAGCTTTCTGagcaaaaaaaaatttaaaaaaaatgttttctAACAAAATAATCTTTTGATATTAAAACAAAAACAAGTCATCGAACACTATAAGTGTAAACCTCTATTTACAAATGGAATGGGGACCGAGAGTGGTAACCCATTGGTGTTGACTGATGGGCATGACATGCATTTGGACAACTCCCGACTTTTAGATCTGACTCACTGACATTTgatttatttttttggttttattGATAGTAGAAGACTACGCGAGCTAATGGAGCATGAAAAAACTTTCTTTTTTCGTTGCCTCTCTTGATTTTGTGCACGACGCATGTCGGTGTATTTAAAACCGGGGAATCCCGAGCGTAACTACAACAGATGAACCTGCCCAAAAAGCCACGTTGGTAAGGTTTCTAATTTCGGTCATGGAAATTTTTTGGACGTCACCGGAAtatgcaaaattttggaaattcggAACTTATTTCGGATTTTGAGTTTCAAAAATCAATATTTTTTAATGATTTTTAAGCTAATTTAAATTTAGTTGAATTTGGCTCAAAATTTCAGGGTTGCAAGTATTTCGaaccccaccaaaatatgcaaaatttcgctgAAATTTTGAACTCTCGGTACAATAAGAAACTACACTAAAATCCTCTTCACAATTTGTACTACAACATTCGGAAGGAGCCAATGGCGTGACGGCATGCATATCTTTGTGTAGGTTTACTGCCAAGTAAATCTACCCTCGTTAAACCAGATCTACAAAAAAACTCAGCAATGACGTTTTGGGACGGTGCTAGGTGTGCCGAACACGGGTCTCCTCAGTACACATGCCTCGCGTGCAGACATCTTTCACAGAGGCCGTGTGAGGTCACATTTCGGCCAGGCATTTAATGTGAGTGCAGGCTATGGTGCATAGCCTACTGCTGTCAAGGGTGACAAGTATTGAGAAGTCCATCTCGATCATCAAGTATGACTTCCCCACACCGCCCACTATCTCAGTCAAGGCCACATGCTCCCGCATGGACTTCGTGGAGTTGCTCTTTCATGGGGACATCAGGTAAcatatatctttttatactacAGAGTGCGGTACTAAACTTTTCTATTTGTCTCACGCAAGCGTTTGATTGCTAATATATGCATCTGTTTTTCTAATGCCTTTTCAGCAATATTATTGATGGGTAATGGTATGATGCATCAAGCATGCCATGTTCTATGTATTAGTGATTTATATTTTACTTGAACCTCGGTAGGATTTATTTTGGCATCAAATCGAATTTTTTTAATCCCCAATTAAGCCTTTCACTTACTATCTTTGTTGTAGGTTATGATACATTATACTCAGTGAGGTGCAATTCCTTTCCTCTGACTTTGGAGTTGTGATGTTATGATATATAAAAGTTTGCAGTTTGCTCCGTCCAACAGGCTANNNNNNNNNNNNNNNNNNNNNNNNNNNNNNNNNNNNNNNNNNNNNNNNNNNNNNNNNNNNNNNNNNNNNNNNNNNNNNNNNNNNNNNNNNNNNNNNNNNNNNNNNNNNNNNNNNNNNNNNNNNNNNNNNNNNNNNNNNNNNNNNNNNNNNNNNNNNNNNNNNNNNNTataactagcaaatatgcccgtgcgttgcaacgggagaaaaaaatgcaTGCCTCATAAACACAACGACATCAACAAACCCCTTAAAAAATTTCATGATGCCACACAACAAGCAACATGATAAGTGGTGTTGTGCAAAAACATAAAGGTGTGATGATTTTTGAAGTGTACTCAAGGTGTTTAGAATTCATTATACAACACAAATATCTACCTAGTTGCCAGTATATGTTTACGCATTTGTTGTTGTTTCTCAGTGATGCCCAAAAAAATATTGCATTAGAATGAAAATAGCAAAGTACATTTAAATATTTAATGACAACATGTGCATAAGAGCATTATTTTtgtcatatactccctctgtccgaaaaagcttgttccaaacttgtccctcaaatggatgtatttagCACCAAGTTAGATTTAATGATGATAGCATATTTGAAATCTACGTATTTTGTGTGTGTTTGCAATCATAATTCAGTTACTTAATTTGGTTGCAAATATATTGGATAGCTCCACCAAAAACAACCAATCTATAAGGACATATGCAATAGGCATTTCTAAAATATCTCATCATATAAAGAAGGTATTGTTTAAGTTTGCACCCTGAACAtaattttaaaaattaatgatgatAGCATATTTGGAATCTACGTATTTTGTGTGTGTTTGGCATCATAATTCAGTTACTTAATTTGGTTGCAAACATATTGGATAGCTCCACCAAGAATAACCAATCTATAAGGACATATGCAATAGGCATTTCTAAAATATCTCATCATATAAAGAAGGTATTATATAAGTTTGCATCCTGAACAtaattttaaaaattaatgataataGCATTTTTGGAATCTACACATTTTTCTGATGAATTTTCATATATGACATGTCACACTGAGTTAGGGTTTTAAAGATATGAAATTTCAAAAATAACCAATCTATAAGGACATATGCAATAGGCATTTCTAAAATATCTCATCATATAAAGAAGGTATTATTTAAGTTTGCACCCTGAACATAATTTTAGAAATTAATGATAATAGTTTTTTGGAATCTACACATTTTTCTGATGAATTTTCATATATGACATGTCACATTGAGTTAGGGTTTTAAAGATacgaaattttcaaaaaatatttgatcTTTTAaagaaattaaaagaaaaagatGGAGGGCGTGGGTATCGAACCCACAACCTCCAGCGCGCTAGGCCGAGAAACCAACCAGTGAGCTGCTCGTACGCTTGTTATACATGCGGGGATCTACACCTTTTGAGTGATGTGCTAGCGCGGATAAAAAAAACAAACGTTTTTCTCACTTaatggtggcattggtgggtaattttttGCAACTTTACGGGCAGTTTTAATGACGGACGGGCAGAAGCGATAGccactttattagtaggtaaagatatatatatatatatatatatatatatatatatatatattagtaacCCAGGGTGACGAATTATTTATTCTTCACCCCGGTCGATCGACCCAGCCACGGTACAGCTTGGTCGGGTTTCAACCGATGTAAAATTGTATCAATACCGATGTAAGATTACGGAGGAGCCAGCCCACTCCTCGATACCTTCACTAATTAGGTGCTCACCTGCGAGCGGTTTTACTTTGAACGAGGAAGGCGCGGTGAGCGGTGGGGCTTGACGGCGTGATGCTCGGCGGAGATTGTTGTCGCCCATGTCCTCCTCTCCCCCGTACACCGATTAGGAGGCGACAGTGGCGGCGGCCACCGGGGTGGAAGGGCGGAGGGGACGGCGATTCGAGCTGCGGCGGCGCCGGCCACTGCAAAATCCTGCCCTGCTCTATCGGAGAAGGCTCTAGCGAGAGAACACGGCGGTGACTACCATCCTCCGTATGGTCTGCTCTCTCTCTCTAAAGTCTAACCTAGTATTTTTTTCTCCTTGGTCTGGTTCTCCCATGATTTCTTCCTTCTTGGAGATTGATGCTTATAAATTGGATTGTAAAAGTTCCTCCTCCGTATATTTATTTAGACGCCAGCACGCTATGCTTTCTAAGCTCTGAGATTCACAGAAATTTAGTTAGCTTGACTCTGGACAATGGGATGCTGCAAAGGAACTGTTGGCGAGGAAGATTAGAAGAACCTGGACGGCAATGGACTTTTTATCAAATAAGAAGAGAAGTAGCACAAGGCTCCTGAGGTGGAGGAAAACACAAGGTTATCCTTCTTCGATCCAGCCAAACATGGTAGCTCTATCTCTTGTCTATTTTAGATCATTCGTCCCTTCCTTTCTTTGAGCTCCACTGTTTTTGGATGAATTGGACTAGCCCCTCTTTAATCAATTAATTTCTCATGGAAAGAAGGTAAAGTGAAATTTAATTGGAGCGTGCTTAATTAGTTGCTCCTCTTTTCTGATGGAGGCTGCATCATTTTTTTGAGGAGAGAACCCCTATTCCAGTGTAGGCTCTGTACTTGCTATAAGAGAGAAATAAATTAAGTAGGACTAATTAAGCATGATGACATGTCTACCTATATTTAATTAAACATGATGGGTTGCTTACTTGTAATTTGTAGCTATTAAGTTGGATAATGATTTACTCATATAATTAGTTGTTGTACTTTGCTAGTTTTTCACTGCTCATTTTGTAACAGGAGAAAATTAAACTCCAAGTATATGTTATCAAAAGATAAAGAAACATTGATGCTCCACAACTTATATAGAAATATGCATGTGACTGCCTGAATGCTTGATGCTGTTAGAGACTGGCAAAAGCTAGCTAGCATATATATAGTCAAAAAGGGTCATATCATCGAGAACAAAAGGTAGGCATGATGCTCAGTGTCTTTCTTTAATTGATAGTAATTAATTCTGAAGGTGCAGAGGTGTCATTCTTTTGTTTTGATTGCCTGATGATTTCTTTCTGTCCTCATTTGATATCCAAACTGCTAAGGTGACACATACTATACTAATTAATTCTGAAGCTGCAGAGGTATCCTTATTTGTGGAACTTGTTAATTCCGTAAGAACTTAGTATGACTCGCACATGGATGAATGCTTGCACTGATGTATGCCTATTTAGCACAGGGCAATAAATGAGCAAATACTCCAACTGCCTATGTACGTGTTACTTCTTCCAGGCAACAGAGTTCAGAACTTCACAATTTAGGAAAGGAAGGGAGTTCACAAAGTACTGAACTTTGCACAACAAAATTCACCCTTTTACATGTTTGGACACAACATAACTTTTTCTTAATTGACTTATAATTTCAAACACTTTTCCAGGCCCAGTTCTCATTGAAGAACACAAAGAAAGACCATGGTGGAGGCCAAGGTGGGAACACATGAGGTTTTTGCTCTTAATATTTTTTATTTGACCACATTGCCGTTACATTGTTAGCTCTATGACTTTTGGTTTCTCTGTGGATTTAAATTTCTGGACGCAAGATGTTTTTCTTGGTGCTCATATTAACTTTGTCATAACTGAAGTCTTGGTGTTTTACAATGTCTCTTTTATGTATGTTTGACACCAGTCAACTTTTGATTGGGCATGATGTTTTTTCTGCCAAATGTAATTTTAGATTCCTGTTGTGATATGTTCTTTTCTGGGTGGCATGGTCATTCTTTTCTGACCTGAAGTTGGTGTCAAAAGGAAGAACTAGGTCATTTCGTTGTAGTAACAAATTTCGACCGTTTCTTCATATTGTGGATTTTCCCTAATCTTGCCCTTGTGGAAGCTGCATATAATTTTTCCTCTATTGTCCATGGATCTGTTAATATGTTTCTAGTTTTCTAACATTGATTTACGACATGTGGTGAGTGGGTCTGTCCTAATGAATTATTCTACGGACAATCATCGTACATAACTTGTTGATGTGCACATTGCAAGGAAACCGAAGTAGTTTCTTTGGGCAGATGCACAACAAAGCAATGCCACATAGCCGGAACTTCTAACTAATGCTTTGCCTTTCTCCTTGTCatttttttgacatattctattttggATGCTTCTTACAGAATACAGTTGTCGTTTCAGATATGAACTATTCACCATTGGGACCAGAAATGCATAGCTTCTGCAGTTCTATCTGGCTAAGGCAGTTTGAAAGGAATCAACAGTCTATCCCGAAGCATTGTGCAACGGAAATAGTTCAGACTGCCTCATGTAGTTTGTTACATGAATTAACTCATTTTTTTGGCAAATGATGCCAGGTTGGTAGTTCTTATGGACACATGTGTGCGTGGCGGTATCTATTTTAGATGCCTTCGTGTTCCCAGCTTTTTGGAGTCACCGGGACATGCCTTTTGTGTCAGGATTCGTATTTTATGATGGCACCTAGATTTCTTTAAATATGTTCCCTTCTATTTTTCTTTTCCTATTAACTGATTCATGAAATGATTCCCTGAGGTGGACAAATATATTACTTATGTATAATGCATATATGTGCTTCAATTTTCACTATTAACAAATGGAGACATTGATGTTAATTCTACTAATTGGTCTTAATTTTTTTCATTTGTCGGAGCATATTTCTTGCCCGCTGGATCTTGCCCATTTAAGGGAGGCATGTCAAATTATTCTTAGACCTTGTATCTTTGTTAGGTGCTTTTGTATCGCTTATTTATTCCCACCAGAATGTAGCAACATATATGAGTAGATATATTTGTTTTCTTGTTTTTCCAAGAAGAACCGGCACAAGAAGCTGAGGTCGCTGCTTTGAATCTTAAATAATTGTTTCCTATTAGTACAGTATTTTGATGCTCCATTGATTGCAGAACTAAATTATGTATTAGTTTGCATCCATGCAGTAGGAGAAATATCTTGACAGCAGTTCACATCCAGTTAACGTTGATGGCCAGAGATAGCGAtcatgtctaatgtgggaaaggtgATACATTCATTATTTTTTTGTGAGACTCAATAATAGGAGGTGACTCCTTTTTTCCACTTTATCTGTTGGAGATGATGTCTGCGGATTTAGTGTTCAATGGAGGGGCTTGATGCTTTAGGATACGTCGTGCTTTACACCTGAAATACGCTTCAATTAGTTTTACTGTATAACATTGCATCACTTAGTATTTATGATATACTACTTCAATCCATGCCACATTATTATTTTGAAATACGTAATCACAAACTTAAATATACTTGCTTTTCAGTTAATGTTGTTCCAAATTAGCTCTGGTTGTTTGTTTTATTGATTCTAAGTTTCTCTTCTCATTCTTGTATAAGTAAAAGAAAACTTCCATATTGATGAGGATGATTCTTCATATGGAGTGTTATGGATCATGACAAATTGTAAGAGTGGGCCACAGTTTACAAGTATTTGAACCATGTTTTTTATTTGGATGCCTAATGTCATTTCGCCTGtctttgaatcttgttatgaatggGATTTATTTTGGATCCTCACCAATCCATGATGTATGTATCAAATGGTTGTATGCATATTCTTGTGTGTTACTCAATATTCTCTTGGTATCATCTAAAGTTACTTAAAGAGTAAATCCATTGAACATCCTTTGGCAAGGGGATTTTTCTCTAGGGGCGGGAAAGACACCAACAAGTAGAGTAGCATGTATCACCGGACAGACCATGATTTCGTCATGGCAACGAGACAAGCACGAGCAGTTCACAACATTGCATTTATTTCTTTGCAGGCAAGTTTCAAAAGGAGAGTTGAGTAGAAAATACTTTGCAGGTCATGTCTGTATAGTCTACTGCAGTAGCACTACCATATGTTTTGCTTTGTTTGCTAGTTCGGGAAGGAGTACTACTTACTTACTTTGCCGGGTTCTTGCTGATGCCTGTGGACTCCTGTACTGACGTTGTCCTCTACTATTGTGGCATGTGATCCATCGCCTCGGGAGATGGCCAATGCATAGCCCTAGGGTGATGCCCCACATGCCATGCAGAATTGGATGTCAGGAGAAATAGGTTCCgatagggaagcgggatcctctgcgggaggcgggtgcttgaagagaaaaagtgtGGTCCAGTGTAAAAAGCTGACAAAATTGAAGTGGAGAGTAGATATTCATGTGTACTAGTCTCTACTTTCTATTCCTTGATGAGGCACACTAATGATAGCTTGTGTTGGGGAGAAAAATCAATGTAGCTGCCTCAAATTACTTTTTCTCACGAGacatatgtatccatatgccaccacTGTTCATGCCCTCTGGAGGCATGCAGCTTTGGCCTGTGTAGTGTTGTGTAACGGATGTGTGGGACAGGGGAAGCTGATTGAATCTCTTCTATTTGATAAGGGAGGAGCCTCGGTATAAACcatactagtggttggggcgcacCTTCGTACGCCTCTTGAGGTGTTTTTGTGCGCCCCTATCTTTTCTTAGCACATTATGCCACCTTGTTTGGTCCCCAATGTCGCTCCATAGCTTGAGTTAGAAATGCTAGTTTATTtagatactcccagagggagtatatAGCATAACGATATGTTAGTGGCTTAACTAATCAATCCAGAAACAAAGATAAGGTCatctaaatgcaacatacaaatttaTTGGGTTTACCCTGTAATAAGCAACCACTATTTTTGCAAATACTTTTTCCAGCTCCTTGTTCATCCAGCCACAGAATGATGATATAAAAATTTCTTAATATTCATCCATCAAAAATAAATGAAATCAAAAAACCACCATAAATCTAAATAAGATAGGTCTTGACATTGCCATCTAGAGTATGCAGCTGGCCACCCACTCGTACCTCTTAATAAACAAGCTAGTGAAGTGAGAATGCCTACCCATATATTTTGTAGGAAATTATAGAAATATACTCTGCACTCATGGGATGGATTGATTCGGCCAGCCATCAAAGTATTGCATTGTATCCAACCACCATGGTTCCTGCTTTATTATCAAATAGGACCCGTGCCTGAACAGACGCATAGCTTGTATTGTCATCTTCCAAGTAGACTCTGATGGACCAAAATATATCTCCTCCAACACCCATAGCAGACCTAAAATCAGTAAACGAAATGATGTATTTAGACAGGGGACAAACCTGCTCGCATCATGGAGTTGTTTGAAGCTAACATTCAGCTGCATCGAAATGGCATGTGTCAATTACAATATACATTTTCATGAGTGAGATTACATAAGCATTGAAAACTATTCAATTACTATTTACAGTGATTCATATAAAACAACTCTTGCTTTTACCATAAGTATCGAACGATTCATATCCCTAATTGGAgagtatatgtagaaattctaaatggACGGACGGCTACCATGAGTAtacatcaaaaataattgcaaacaagtgTTTGacaaaactatgaaaaaacttactcAATCATGCTGGATGAGCTATCAACGTATGTATAGAAAAAGTTGGTCAATTCGCTCTATTTCCTTTGAAACCACTTTAGTGGGAACGGGAGATAATAATGGAGATGTTACTTCAAATAGATTTAAGTAACATGTGGGTCACTATCAATATACAGTGTCTTGATTTTGCATATCACATACCATATAACAGAATTTAGCCTGCAAGCAAAAATTATGCATTTGGTAATTATATAATGTGCAAGCAAAAATTATGCTTCTAGAAGAAGCAGAAGTAAGGAGAAGGCTGACACATAGCTTGACATAAACCAAATAAGTGAATAACACGTACATGCACATTCTTACACCCAGATATATAAGTGTAAATTGTTCAACAAGTACTTCAGAAAAAAAAAGGAATCAGTGCATCTCACCACATGTGCTTTCCTGCTGGTCAGGTCTGTACTGACtcctttcctttttctgttttgttcCTAAAAATATAATTGTTTGCTTAGTACCCATTCAGATAGTCATAACTCAAAAGAAAATATCATAGCTCCCACTCCAACCCATACAGAAAAGAAGTAATGCGAAAATGAAACTAAACTGAAGCTAGTACTTGATGAAAAGGAAATTGATGCGCACCTCAACTGCACAACAGCCACTTCACACACGCAACCGCGCACAAACTGGAATTAGTAGCCGACTTGTCCAACACAAACAAAATTTTAGAGCAGGCTGTGAATCACATGATATGGACTACAAAGAAACACACAGGCCCACAGGCATATGTATGAACAGGTGACGAGCAACAATCTAACGGCACAAAAGGGAACAATGGAAAGAGGCAGAGCAACCTCGGCAATAGTACTTCTGCTCTACTTTGCTCCTCAAGGTACCCTCATCTTTGATTTCTTCCCTTCAACTCTCTGATGCTGCTTTCCTTCCTCATGCAGGCACACCCCAATGCTCCTCGGTCCATGTTGGTCATGCAGACAGCATGCCTCGCCCCTCGCATGCGACGTCCACCACTGGTTCCCCTGCGCAGACGCCATGGAGGACGCCGTCTTCGCCCTCCTGCCCCGACGCCATGGAGGACGACGTCTTCGTCCTCCTGCCCCGACGCCATGGAGGACGCCCCTTCACCAATGCTCTGACGCCATCCAGGTCTTCTTACCTTcaatttattcttcttcttcccttaCCCTCCATTCCCTTGACTGAGATGTGATGTGGTTTCCTACCATGAATGAGCAGTTGTAGCCGGATGGATGTAGCACGACCGACCATGGATGAGCAGCAGCAGCACCCCCATGGTGAGCCCATCCACCCCTTTTTTTCCTCTGCTTTCTGTGATGCTAGAGTTTGGCCTCGGTTCCATGGTTGATTACTTGCTGGTAGTCGCATCGAGGACCGAGTGTTCGAACTGATTTGTGTTGTTGGtggtcatctagctactaatttgCTGCTGCAAGTTAGAATGCCTACTGTTATGTGTTGTAGAAGACTAATAAATTATCTAGTTTGCATCCCTTTGATGTCATGTATGCTACTGATTTGTTGCAGGTAATTAGAATGTTGTAAGTTCAGTACTAATGTGGCATAATCCACTGGAATAAATTAGATGGGAATATATGGTAGGTTTAGTATAAACATGGCTTAATCCATTGGAATTTTTGTTTCCAATGGGACAATCAGAATGTTGTAGGTTTAGTACATGACGCCATGGAAGGTTGTTCATGTTCTGTCcttcctcttctgatctgccggaTACTAGAGTTTATGTCTATACATAGCTCACTGCTCACCATGGCACTGAAGCACAAATAGTCAATTACACGATGCACATAATCATGCCAGGTTGCTAGTATATAGCTCACTTGCTAGTACACGTCAGTAGTCAATTACACAGGTTCTCCTTAGCTAGAACAAGCACCGAAGCACATGATGCATCACTGAACAAAGTTCAGTTTATACTGATAAATTAGCACAATAGTACTACACTCAGTACAGTCTGCATTTTATCTGTACTATTAAATTTTGTTTATAGATTCAGTTTATAGTGATACGCTTGTGCAGTACAGTCTTTCCCTTTTGTTTATACAGTTAAATGTTGTTTATATATCTAGCTTGTACTGATAAACTTGCACGGTCTCTACCTATTTATACTGTTAAATTTTGTTCTATAACTTCAGCTTTTACTGATAAAATTGCACAGAGCACAGTACAGTCTCTGCCTTCTGTTATACTAGTAATTGTTGTTTAGTACTAATTCCTTTTCCACTGTACAATTGTATGGATGCAGTC contains:
- the LOC119280647 gene encoding E3 ubiquitin-protein ligase SINA-like 10, giving the protein MQGAAAAAERRSRASPDKADESSKKARLDLPDGHMKQEAAGGGDGGAIVGAAYIQRVELAVRIDKQVLHCPLCTLPFKPPVFQCKAGHPACSGCVALLPFRQCKACVDGGGFFDPCPTLDTLVSSTRIGCPNVGCQWYVTYHEVTEHQKVCPYAPCRCTEPGCGYVGAPQALAGHLRTVHLVPVRAVQYGKVSKLQLSVSTMRLVLLGDDNCVFLMTVGALGAGVTAVSVVCARARAATRPWFTCKMWVNLDTPPVAVANYGKEDMVLVDMHMRSSSSPGAVVAAGEPTFLTVPPMYLVPAAGDGASMEVPLYIRIDKLSPWSDALV